The Vibrio penaeicida sequence TGTTTGTTTGTATTAACGCCTATTATGGTTTGTTACTACTGGCTAACGGTGGAGACGCCGTATGACTTTTTAACCTCAATGGGCATCATTGAAATGAGCTTCAAGACTAATGATTTCACCTCCTTACCTTTGTCTATCAGCACCCGGGTATACATAATGATCGCGAGTTTGATGTTGTGCAGCATTATTATGTATGCGCTGACGCTGTTAATCCGGCTGTTCAAGAACTACGAACGCGATGAAATCTTTTCGTTGGAGAATGCCAATTACTACCAAAAGCTCGGCTACAGCTTGTTTTACTGGGTTGGTGGTTCGCTCATTTATGGCGCAGCAACATCAGTGATTCTGTCGTTCAACAACACACCTGGTAAACGTATGTTGTCGGTAACTTTTGAAGGTCTGGATTTGCTGACGCTTATGTTTGGCTTTATCGTGGTGATCATTTCTTGGGTAATGAAAGAAGGTCATGCACTTGCAGACGAAAACCGCCATACCATTTAAGGGCTTATCATGACGATTTGTATTAATTTAGATGTAATGATGGCCAAAAGGAAAATGCGATTAAAGACGCTGGCTCAAGAAGTGGGGATTACCGAAGCTAATTTGTCGGTGTTAAAGAATGGCAAAGCAAAAGCCGTACGTTTTTCAACGTTAGAAAAGTTGTGTGAAGTACTTGAATGCCAACCGGGTGATATCTTGGAGTATCAAGCAGAGCAATCAGAGTGATTTTCTAAGGTCGCAGGAAGGTTGGACAAAAATAAAGGCGTGATGGGATATTCACGCCTTTATTGTCTGACTGGGTATACGCCAT is a genomic window containing:
- a CDS encoding helix-turn-helix domain-containing protein translates to MTICINLDVMMAKRKMRLKTLAQEVGITEANLSVLKNGKAKAVRFSTLEKLCEVLECQPGDILEYQAEQSE
- a CDS encoding DUF2975 domain-containing protein, yielding MSKIQNQSRRVRILFQCLFVLTPIMVCYYWLTVETPYDFLTSMGIIEMSFKTNDFTSLPLSISTRVYIMIASLMLCSIIMYALTLLIRLFKNYERDEIFSLENANYYQKLGYSLFYWVGGSLIYGAATSVILSFNNTPGKRMLSVTFEGLDLLTLMFGFIVVIISWVMKEGHALADENRHTI